From one Tetragenococcus osmophilus genomic stretch:
- a CDS encoding QueT transporter family protein — protein sequence MTNSRVRVITVNAIIVALYVALSFVSPLSSGAIQFRLSESLNHLVVFNRKMLWGVFGGVLVFNLLFGEGPLDVVFGGAQTLLALLLTAVLEKKVPNVKARLVLNTLFFTFSMFLIALMLTLTAELPFWFTYLTTALSELIIMSISAPVMYFINEKLHFAKQI from the coding sequence ATGACAAATAGTAGGGTAAGGGTGATTACCGTTAATGCAATTATTGTAGCATTATACGTGGCTTTAAGTTTTGTTTCCCCTTTATCTTCTGGAGCGATTCAATTTCGTTTATCAGAAAGTTTGAACCATCTCGTGGTATTTAACAGAAAAATGCTATGGGGCGTTTTTGGCGGAGTGTTAGTTTTTAACCTCTTATTTGGTGAAGGCCCGTTGGATGTTGTTTTTGGCGGTGCACAAACGCTGTTAGCTTTATTATTAACTGCTGTACTGGAAAAGAAAGTTCCCAACGTCAAAGCACGTTTAGTTTTGAATACTTTATTTTTTACTTTCAGTATGTTCTTAATTGCTTTAATGCTTACATTAACTGCAGAATTGCCTTTTTGGTTTACTTATTTAACCACAGCTTTAAGCGAATTGATTATTATGAGTATCTCGGCGCCAGTAATGTATTTTATTAATGAAAAATTGCATTTTGCTAAACAAATATAA
- a CDS encoding ATP-dependent RecD-like DNA helicase translates to MKGATCPLPEEWYIIGKIAAVFFRNPNNFYKVLLVKISETNMDSTAKEIVVTGSFGEIQEEELYRFFGEPVVHPKYGEQFKANAYQKEQPTSENGLIYYLSSDNFPGIGEKTAEKIVDLLGEDAIDKILDEPTLLEQISGLNKKKREMLVDTIRLNYGMDKAIVGLNRYGFGSQLAFAIYQTYKNETLEIIEENPYQLVEDIEGIGFKKADNIAEQLGIDATSDKRIRAAILHQILQQSMETGNTYIAAKELLEQVLHMLEDSRPVEIDPEKVANGVIELVEEGKIQQEETNLFENSLYFAEWGIASSIQRLLQQQKEINYSEEKLNKNLRKLEKRLDIVYGDSQEEAIKKAIRSPLFLLTGGPGTGKTTVIDGIVQLFAELNDISLDPSQYSEETFPVLLAAPTGRAAKRMNETTGLPSSTIHRLLGLNGRENKAKNTDPKELEGGLLIVDEMSMVDTWLANTLFKAIPDSMQVIFVGDKDQLPSVGPGQILHDLLNIPDIPQKELTEIYRQGDGSSIISLAHEIKNGALPEDFTQNQNDRSYFACQAQQIEPLISKVATKAKQKGFTPQDIQVLAPMYKGPAGINALNKMMQEIFNPNVDQTKKEVSFNNVVYRIGDKVLQLVNAPEDNVFNGDMGEITGIIYAKDSEDKVDELVIAFDANEVKYKRNEWNKITLSYCCSIHKAQGNEFKMVILPMVNQYSRMLQRNLLYTAVTRSKEMLILLGELSAYQRCVEQVSTLRLTALKERINGIDSISQAMRLKISTYENEQEEAPFEKEHKAVKNSKPKIESDSAKVESFDLFAQETPAPSGPIQLTPELIQNHAIDPMIGMGEISPYDFQVTQK, encoded by the coding sequence ATGAAAGGAGCGACATGTCCGTTGCCAGAAGAATGGTATATTATTGGTAAAATCGCGGCAGTTTTTTTTAGAAATCCTAATAATTTTTATAAAGTACTCTTAGTTAAAATTTCGGAAACAAATATGGATTCTACTGCTAAAGAAATCGTTGTTACGGGTAGTTTTGGTGAGATCCAAGAAGAAGAACTGTACCGTTTTTTTGGAGAGCCCGTCGTTCATCCCAAATATGGTGAACAGTTTAAAGCTAACGCTTACCAAAAAGAACAACCAACTTCAGAAAATGGGCTTATCTATTATCTTTCAAGTGATAATTTTCCAGGTATTGGAGAAAAAACAGCAGAAAAAATTGTCGATCTTTTGGGCGAAGATGCTATTGATAAGATCTTGGATGAACCAACGTTGTTAGAACAAATTTCTGGGCTAAATAAAAAAAAGCGAGAAATGTTAGTAGATACGATACGTTTAAATTACGGCATGGACAAAGCGATCGTGGGTTTAAATCGGTATGGTTTTGGAAGTCAATTAGCGTTTGCTATTTATCAGACTTATAAAAACGAAACTTTAGAGATCATCGAAGAAAACCCTTATCAATTGGTGGAAGATATTGAGGGTATCGGTTTTAAAAAGGCGGATAACATTGCCGAACAATTGGGGATTGATGCTACTTCTGATAAAAGAATTCGTGCTGCTATTTTACATCAAATCTTGCAACAATCGATGGAAACGGGAAATACTTATATTGCGGCTAAAGAGTTATTAGAGCAAGTTTTACATATGTTAGAAGATAGTCGTCCTGTAGAAATTGATCCAGAAAAAGTTGCTAACGGAGTAATCGAATTAGTAGAAGAGGGAAAAATTCAACAAGAAGAAACTAACTTGTTCGAAAATAGCCTATATTTTGCTGAATGGGGAATAGCTTCAAGTATCCAACGCTTATTACAACAACAAAAGGAAATCAATTATTCCGAAGAGAAGTTAAATAAAAATCTACGTAAATTGGAAAAACGTTTGGATATTGTTTACGGCGATTCCCAAGAGGAAGCGATAAAAAAAGCGATACGATCTCCGTTGTTTTTATTAACAGGGGGGCCTGGAACAGGGAAGACCACAGTTATCGATGGTATTGTTCAATTATTTGCTGAATTAAATGATATCTCTTTAGACCCGAGTCAATACTCAGAAGAAACTTTTCCTGTGTTATTAGCGGCACCTACCGGACGCGCTGCCAAACGTATGAATGAGACAACGGGCCTACCTAGTAGTACCATTCATCGTTTATTAGGTTTAAATGGGCGGGAAAACAAGGCAAAAAATACTGACCCTAAGGAACTTGAGGGTGGGCTTTTAATTGTTGATGAAATGTCCATGGTGGATACTTGGTTGGCCAATACTTTGTTTAAAGCTATTCCTGATAGTATGCAGGTTATTTTTGTAGGCGATAAGGATCAACTTCCTTCCGTAGGACCAGGGCAAATTTTGCATGATCTATTGAATATCCCAGATATTCCTCAAAAAGAACTAACCGAAATCTATCGTCAAGGAGACGGTTCTAGTATTATTTCTTTAGCTCATGAAATAAAAAATGGAGCGTTACCTGAGGATTTCACCCAAAACCAAAACGATCGTTCTTATTTTGCTTGCCAAGCGCAACAAATTGAGCCTTTAATCTCTAAAGTAGCTACAAAAGCGAAACAAAAAGGCTTTACACCGCAAGATATACAGGTTTTAGCTCCTATGTATAAAGGGCCAGCCGGTATTAACGCCTTAAATAAAATGATGCAAGAAATCTTCAATCCGAATGTAGATCAGACAAAAAAGGAAGTTTCATTTAATAATGTGGTTTATCGTATTGGCGATAAGGTTCTTCAGCTGGTTAATGCCCCTGAAGATAATGTATTTAATGGGGACATGGGAGAAATCACGGGGATCATTTATGCGAAAGATTCCGAAGACAAAGTGGATGAACTAGTTATTGCTTTTGACGCAAATGAAGTGAAATATAAACGTAATGAATGGAATAAGATCACTTTATCTTATTGCTGCTCGATTCATAAAGCTCAAGGCAATGAGTTTAAGATGGTTATTTTGCCGATGGTTAACCAGTATTCTAGAATGCTTCAGCGCAATTTATTGTATACAGCTGTGACGCGAAGTAAAGAAATGCTAATTTTACTAGGGGAATTGTCTGCTTATCAAAGATGTGTAGAGCAAGTGTCGACTTTACGCTTAACTGCGCTTAAAGAACGAATTAACGGGATTGATTCGATTTCTCAAGCTATGCGATTAAAAATTTCAACTTACGAAAATGAACAGGAAGAAGCTCCCTTTGAAAAAGAACACAAAGCAGTAAAAAATAGTAAACCTAAGATAGAATCCGACTCAGCTAAAGTGGAGTCTTTTGACTTGTTTGCGCAAGAGACGCCAGCTCCTTCTGGGCCGATTCAATTAACGCCAGAACTGATACAAAATCATGCGATTGATCCAATGATTGGTATGGGGGAAATATCTCCTTATGATTTTCAAGTAACACAAAAATAA
- a CDS encoding diacylglycerol/lipid kinase family protein: protein MEFHYYLLINPKAGGGKGKKCGEQIIATMKYKRLAFTVLETQFPFHEKELVYKLLASTLLNWNPKPQLKAKQPFPLLIVIGGDGTLHQVLNSLTAQIPIAYIPAGTGNDFARSLGLLQPSVKVLEQILQATWPRKINILKVFEQTSNDSKVCINNVGIGLDAAIVHATNHSTTKQRLYKYKAGFLSYIPAVLQTLFKQEDFPVTVKCEDETYYFKHAFLCTLTNHPYFGGGVNISPAADINEPQVDLTLVEKLSMGKIFYLILLLALKKHAHSKHFHRFKASTIQINSPSKQFIQQDGEDFAKTPCDFHFSSTKQLFWF, encoded by the coding sequence ATGGAATTTCATTATTATCTTTTAATTAATCCAAAAGCTGGCGGCGGTAAAGGGAAAAAATGCGGGGAGCAGATCATCGCAACGATGAAGTACAAGCGCTTAGCCTTTACAGTTTTAGAAACTCAGTTCCCTTTTCATGAAAAAGAACTTGTATATAAACTGCTTGCCTCTACCCTACTAAATTGGAATCCAAAACCTCAGTTGAAAGCAAAACAACCGTTTCCTTTACTAATAGTTATTGGGGGCGATGGCACACTTCATCAGGTGCTTAATTCGTTAACAGCTCAAATTCCTATTGCTTATATTCCCGCAGGAACAGGAAATGATTTTGCTAGAAGTCTTGGCCTTTTACAACCATCTGTAAAGGTATTAGAACAAATTTTACAAGCCACCTGGCCACGCAAAATTAATATATTAAAGGTTTTTGAACAAACAAGTAACGACAGCAAAGTGTGTATAAATAATGTTGGCATAGGTTTAGATGCCGCTATCGTACACGCAACGAATCATTCGACAACAAAACAACGATTATATAAATACAAAGCAGGGTTTCTTTCCTATATCCCTGCCGTTTTACAAACACTATTTAAACAGGAAGATTTTCCTGTGACTGTCAAATGTGAAGATGAAACCTATTATTTCAAGCATGCTTTTTTGTGTACCCTAACAAATCACCCTTATTTTGGCGGAGGTGTTAATATTTCACCTGCGGCAGATATTAATGAGCCTCAAGTTGATTTAACTCTGGTGGAAAAATTATCGATGGGAAAAATTTTCTACCTAATATTATTGCTTGCATTAAAAAAACATGCTCACTCAAAGCATTTTCATCGTTTTAAAGCTAGTACAATTCAAATCAACTCGCCTTCAAAGCAGTTTATCCAACAAGACGGGGAAGATTTTGCTAAAACACCTTGTGATTTCCACTTTTCTTCTACTAAACAGCTTTTTTGGTTTTAA